A section of the Fusarium falciforme chromosome 8, complete sequence genome encodes:
- a CDS encoding HPt domain-containing protein — MSPAEDNKLNEGSDLGDGVDMVTFSQILEMDDPDDHDFSSSIVFGFFEQAEETFTQIDEALEKRDLDNLSSLGHFLKGSSATLGLVKVRDGCEKIQRYGKHENVDGTPEPDEQICLAGIKAAFDAVKKDYADVEKALRKYYEGLEKND, encoded by the exons ATGTCACCAGCTGAGGATAATAAG CTCAACGAGGGCTCTGACCTCGGCGACGGTGTTGACATGGTTACCTTTAGCCAGATTCTTGAGATGGACGATCCCGATGATCATGATTTCAGCTCATCTATTGTCTTCGGCTTCTTTGAGCAGGCCGAAGAGACGTTCACTCAGATCGACGAAGCTTT ggagaagagagaccTTGACAACCTATCTTCCCTGGGTCACTTCCTGAAGGGCTCATCGGCGACGCTAGGACTCGTCAAGGTTAGAGACGGCTGTGAAAAGATTCAACGATACGGAAAGCATGAGAATGTTGACGGAACCCCCGAACCCGACGAACAGATTTGCCTCGCGGGCATCAAGGCGGCCTTCGATGCTGTCAAGAAGGATTACGCCGATGTCGAGAAAGCTTTGAGAAAATATTACGAGGGGCTCGAGAAGAATGACTAA
- a CDS encoding Elongator complex protein 1 gives MRNLRNIRFGRCDRQHVTAACWDPESDEVLCTAGPTEESSSIELLRIKGDQDISVELVASWDAPSPTPDLLIDKVVSLQYLSGSATTCIVLEGGDIYTVQEDKFSGGDPHIEIVGSIDAGISAARWSPDEELLVVVTKANTVILMGATFDPVAEVTMTAEDLKASKHVSVGWGKKETQFQGRGAKAMRDPTIPEKVDQGLPSAHEDGSTTISWRGDGAYVAINSVQEGERRVIRVYSREGELDSASEPVDGLEGSLSWRPSGNLMAGIQRLPDRIDVAFFERNGLRHGQFTLRSPSGPVTAHERIRLEWNSDSTVLAVIYKDLIQLWTMGNYHWYLKQEIPIQPDSTCLAWHPEKALRFAAASTTNVLVGEYIFYTARGSCQPPNDNGAVAVIDGETVKLTPFRTANIPPPMSMFEISVASAAVDVAFGPNNTTFAVLHHKGIDFYEWPMKNGRSIKPQLQHKHAFPEHETPTYGVPLRIAAVGDEFHIFAQEEMGFVHIARRAGDDSPPHLQEPDDVVLATTTYQDGSSLEAYGQNSSGELLQITTDGGLQPLPIRFHTQMPWFEISKVDGEIVAFGLSRNGHIYANSRLLAKNCTSFVLTPSHLIFTTNNHFVKFVHLSANVEELEVPADDPEKDERCRSVERGSRLVTAIPANMSIILQMPRGNLETVFPRAMVVAGIRSLIDEKNYARAFSYCRTQRVDMNILYDHQPEQFLANVGLFLDQIPDVTFIDLFLSSLRAEDVTQTMYQDTKRPKALDVDALPTSDSSPAPRGSPEKVNTVCDALIKALQSRKDTNLQNIITAHVCKSPPALDDGLLLVSELMKEDEKVAEKAVEHICFLVDVNRLYENALGLYNLELALLVAQQSQRDPREYLPFVQHLHALPELRRKFEIDDHLERRIKALNHLQALDVFDELLTYTTKHALYHDALRLYRYDPPRLRALTDAYAAYLESTSKYREAGLAYESLENYAKATSCYRTAGATCWQECLYTAAQQQPPMSADAMAELANALADALWEAKDYAAAATIHLESLGAIDMAVRCLCKGYHFADAIRILIQRNRPDLLTTAVDTGLADALGTTTEFLADCKAQLKAQVPRVAELRRKAAEDPLAFYEGERAGGGDIPDDISIAASSRVSTSASLFTRYTGKAGSVGTAGTGVSRATSKNRRREEKKRARGRKGTVYEEEYLVNSIRRLIERVSATAPDVERLVFALVRRNMPERARAAEALMAEVSEACTTAVAEVFNPPESEDKKPEQEEPTWQATGGEAVLQDFVLGRGKKLEPPVVTGLNKLTLLGS, from the exons ATGCGCAACCTTCGCAACATTCGATTTGGACGATGCGATCGCCAACATGTCACAGCTGCCTGCTGGGATCCTGAGAGCGATGAGGTGCTCTGCACCGCGGGGCCTACCGAGGAGAGCAGCAGTATCGAGTTGCTGAGGATCAAGGGTGATCAGGACAT TTCTGTCGAGTTGGTGGCGAGTTGGGATGCGCCCAGCCCGACCCCGGACTTGCTCATCGACAAGGTCGTGAGCTTGCAGTATCTGAGTGGTTCAGCAACCACATGCATCGTCCTTGAAGGCGGCGACATCTACACCGTTCAAGAGGACAAGTTCTCTGGTGGAGATCCTCACATAGAGATTGTCGGCTCCATCGATGCCGGCATTTCTGCTGCGCGATGGTCCCCAGACGAGGAGTTGCTTGTCGTTGTCACCAAGGCAAACACGGTCATCCTGATGGGCGCAACATTTGACCCTGTGGCTGAGGTTACCATGACGGCCGAGGACCTTAAAGCGTCAAAGCATGTCTCTGTGGGATGGGGAAAGAAGGAGACGCAGTTCCAGGGCCGTGGTGCCAAGGCTATGCGTGATCCCACCATCCCTGAGAAGGTTGACCAGGGCTTGCCGAGCGCCCATGAGGATGGCTCGACTACCATCAGCTGGAGAGGAGACGGCGCATATGTGGCCATCAACTCTGTTCAGGAGGGTGAGCGTCGTGTTATCCGGGTGTACTCTCGAGAGGGCGAGCTTGACAGCGCAAGTGAACctgttgatggccttgagggtAGTCTAAGCTGGAGGCCCTCTGGCAACCTCATGGCTGGCATTCAGCGATTGCCAGACCGGATAGATGTTGCCTTCTTTGAGAGGAACGGCTTGCGGCATGGACAGTTTACTCTTCGCTCACCTTCGGGACCAGTGACAGCTCACGAAAGGATACGTCTGGAGTGGAACTCGGACTCGACTGTCCTGGCAGTTATCTACAAGGACCTAATCCAGTTGTGGACCATGGGAAACTACCACTGGTATCTCAAGCAAGAGATCCCTATCCAGCCAGACTCTACATGCTTGGCCTGGCATCCTGAAAAGGCTCTCCGCTTCGCCGCTGCGTCGACGACCAACGTGCTGGTTGGCGAGTACATCTTTTACACAGCGAGGGGATCTTGTCAGCCGCCAAACGACAACGGTGCTGTAGCTGTCATTGACGGCGAAACAGTCAAGTTGACTCCCTTTCGAACAGCCAACATACCTCCGCCCATGTCCATGTTTGAGATTTCAGTTGCCTCAGCGGCTGTTGATGTCGCATTTGGACCTAACAACACCACCTTTGCGGTACTGCACCACAAGGGTATCGATTTTTATGAGTGGCCCATGAAGAATGGGAGGTCTATCAAGCCGCAGCTTCAGCACAAGCATGCTTTTCCCGAACACGAGACGCCAACGTATGGTGTGCCCCTGCGCATCGCTGCTGTCGGTGACGAGTTTCACATCTTTGCCCAGGAAGAGATGGGCTTCGTCCACATTGCCAGACGAGCCGGAGATGATAGCCCCCCCCACCTGCAGGAACCGGACGACGTTGTGCTAGCTACCACCACGTACCAAGATGGCTCTTCCCTCGAAGCCTATGGACAGAACAGCTCAGGAGAGCTGCTCCAGATCACCACCGACGGTGGccttcagcctcttcctATACGGTTCCATACGCAGATGCCCTGGTTCGAGATTAGCAAGGTTGATGGCGAGATTGTTGCATTTGGCCTTTCAAGGAATGGTCACATCTATGCCAATTCACGGCTCCTTGCCAAGAACTGTACCTCTTTCGTCCTCACACCCAGCCATCTCATCTTTACTACCAACAACCACTTTGTCAAGTTTGTGCATCTATCTGCCAACGTCGAGG AGCTCGAAGTCCCTGCAGACGACCCTGAAAAGGATGAGCGATGCCGCAGCGTGGAACGTGGATCTCGTCTTGTCACTGCCATTCCTGCAAACATGAGTATCATCCTCCAGATGCCCCGAGGAAACCTCGAGACCGTCTTCCCCAGAGCCATGGTTGTGGCGGGTATCCGCAGCCTCATCGATGAGAAGAACTATGCGCGGGCCTTTTCGTACTGCCGGACGCAACGAGTTGATATGAACATTCTCTATGATCATCAGCCGGAGCAGTTCTTGGCCAATGTCGGGCTGTTCCTTGATCAGATCCCAGATGTTACCTTCATTGATctgtttctctcttctctccg GGCCGAGGATGTCACCCAGACCATGTACCAAGACACAAAGCGACCCAAGGCTCTCGACGTAGATGCTCTCCCCACATCTGATTCTTCCCCTGCGCCTAGAGGTTCCCCGGAAAAAGTCAACACTGTGTGTGATGCGCTTATCAAGGCCCTCCAGAGCCGCAAGGACACCAACCTCCAAAACATCATCACCGCACACGTGTGCAAGTCGCCACCAGCTCTTGAcgatggccttctccttgtttcGGAGCtgatgaaggaggatgaAAAGGTTGCTGAAAAGGCTGTTGAGCACATCTGCTTCTTGGTCGATGTCAACCGCCTATACGAAAACGCTCTTGGCTTGTACAACCTGGAACTCGCCCTCTTGGTCGCTCAGCAGTCTCAGCGCGATCCTCGTGAATACCTCCCCTTCGTTCAGCACCTTCACGCTCTCCCCGAATTGCGTCGCAAGTTCGAGATTGATGATCACCTCGAACGTCGTATCAAGGCTCTCAACCACCTCCAGGCCCTGGATGTCTTTGACGAGCTTCTAACCTACACGACAAAGCATGCTCTCTATCATGACGCCCTCCGCCTCTACCGTTACGATCCCCCTCGACTACGTGCCCTGACAGACGCCTACGCCGCGTACCTCGAGTCCACCTCGAAATACCGCGAAGCAGGTCTCGCCTATGAGTCTCTCGAGAACTACGCCAAGGCCACCAGCTGCTATCGAACTGCCGGTGCTACATGCTGGCAGGAATGTCTCTACACTGCAGCACAGCAACAACCCCCCATGTCAGCTGATGCAATGGCTGAGCTCGCTAATGCCCTCGCTGATGCGCTCTGGGAGGCCAAGGACTATGCGGCCGCTGCTACTATCCACCTCGAATCCCTAGGAGCTATCGACATGGCTGTCCGCTGTCTCTGCAAGGGGTACCACTTTGCGGACGCGATCCGTATCCTCATTCAGCGCAACCGTCCCGATCTTCTCACCACAGCCGTCGATACTGGCCTTGCTGATGCTCTGGGCACAACTACCGAGTTCCTAGCTGACTGCAAGGCCCAGCTTAAAGCCCAGGTACCCCGTGTCGCTGAACTCCGCCGTAAGGCCGCTGAGGACCCCCTGGCCTTCTACGAGGGTGAGCGTGCTGGTGGAGGCGACATACCCGATGACATCTCCATCGCCGCCTCGTCTCGCGTCAGCACCAGTGCCTCTCTCTTCACGCGGTACACGGGCAAGGCCGGCAGTGTGGGCACCGCCGGTACTGGTGTGAGTCGTGCAACGAGCAAGAACCGTCGtcgcgaggagaagaagcgtgCCAGGGGCCGCAAGGGTACCGTCTACGAGGAGGAGTACCTCGTCAACAGTATCCGCCGCCTTATCGAGCGTGTAAGCGCCACGGCCCCTGATGTCGAGCGCCTCGTCTTTGCGCTCGTTCGCAGAAACATGCCTGAGCGTGCCCGTGCAGCCGAGGCTCTTATGGCTGAGGTCTCAGAGGCCTGCACTACTGCCGTTGCAGAGGTGTTTAACCCACCTGAGagcgaggacaagaagccgGAGCAGGAGGAACCGACATGGCAGGCTACAGGGGGTGAAGCGGTACTACAGGATTTCGTGCTAGGACGGGGTAAGAAGCTGGAGCCGCCTGTTGTGACAGGCTTGAACAAGCTTACACTGCTGGGATCGTAA
- a CDS encoding AIP3 domain-containing protein yields the protein MQAPSSGSQRAFAHRRSPGAEPGPPPNVPVRSISPALQARTSTASTRSAQSTSSRRMNREGSGSGANMPLSQIEKSVTHLLVATKQLLETLTQWSRGQATDSQVSDVYVRLGYEFNMACRAFTAINVDTSDLGNVPDLLRHILEATLSQEASSESLEKYLPRIRDIIINLLHGLKRKQQKLRQKQAREREGHAPPDRTTSVSTVGSGHSGLTNMLEEGLENGFQAEPQRTESLPPAASSSPRRFGAQREQSRGSVASEQSSLSSNTMQNMPVVPPYPEADNTIPTGPGPSTNGELNIDSFPPPPPPPPDNTSSALAALQKGGDLERRASRRYSQYQISKHLGGANGVPILPPQNTPVPNRGRKEVRESLRAVQGRQSIRHNRNTSSQSLRSAAVEASPVRIPSSVSEEPSAVEPPAKTESPAPQSPEDKFRASATLSGPPVDPMFYQEDETSGETPKTEPKVEPERPPTPPPKPAAEPSYFQESPPPTPTKDLTLFLQYKSKVKKFVLPEGRAELTIGRLQLAFIEKFSWNTQQNGADLPEIYIQDPISGVRHELEDLADVKDRTVLVLNVEALDEVKKHIDDGIASLTAIVRDVKQTVTDQGAAIQRVSDRQQEAANEMARMALAPPPAAPVPDGAKHSAAPGKKLDSGHLTELQNLRRDLAVMRQTYSKFQAEIQDSMSTIRSKAANVKVAAAKASIPDVEGDAGYSYVTNGRKQLNNDSDRLVGKVDDLQDLIEDLRKDVVHRGVRPLPRQLDAVGKDIALLTKELKRMEDYMDQEKPIWTKIWEKELEDVCQGRDELRLMEDLLVDLRDDLEKASETFTLVEQATKEQMKDNGTGASAGSARQFSRGLNSLGNSLDQSAAKEGVLGEVRALQPNHEDRLEAIERAEKLRQKELENRRVNPLHREMVSFVAEGKLKKSGGFEEVERARKAKDDRIRREVWERQNGIIPENPIGEEEDDQFEPDEVPGSPPPTSADQEVDGNADLPNGA from the exons ATGCAGGCCCCGTCATCCGGCTCCCAGCGAGCCTTTGCCCACCGTCGCTCGCCCGGCGCCGAGCCAGGGCCGCCACCAAATGTCCCAGTCCGCTCCATCTCCCCAGCCCTTCAAGCTCGAACCTCGACCGCCTCCACCAGATCTGCTCAGTCCACCAGCTCGCGAAGGATGAATCGTGAA GGTTCCGGCAGCGGCGCCAATATGCCTCTGTCGCAAATCGAAAAGAGCGTCACccatctcctcgtcgccaccaagcagctcctcgagacTCTGACGCAATGGTCGCGCGGCCAGGCTACCGACAGCCAGGTGTCGGACGTCTATGTGCGCCTGGGCTACGAGTTCAATATGGCCTGCCGCGCATTCACGGCCATCAACGTTGATACATCCGATCTAGGAAACGTCCCCGATTTACTCAGACATATACTCGAGGCTACGCTCAGCCAGGAGGCTAGCTCTGAGAGTCTAGAGAAATACCTACCCAGGATCCGTgatatcatcatcaacctgctCCATGGCCTTAAGCGAAAACAACAGAAACTCCGTCAGAAACAGGCCCGGGAGCGCGAAGGCCATGCACCTCCCGATAGGACAACCAGCGTCAGCACTGTCGGCAGCGGCCACAGCGGGCTTACAAACATGTTGGAGGAGGGGTTGGAGAATGGATTTCAAGCCGAACCTCAGCGGACCGAGTCCTTGCCTCCCGCTGCCAGTTCGTCCCCGCGCCGATTTGGCGCTCAGCGGGAGCAGTCTCGAGGATCCGTTGCCTCAGAACAGTCGTCTCTGTCGAGCAACACGATGCAGAACATGCCTGTTGTACCACCCTACCCAGAGGCCGATAATACGATCCCAACAGGGCCAGGGCCCTCGACGAACGGGGAGCTGAATATCGATTCGTTCCCTCCAccaccgcctcctcctcccgacAACACTTCCAGCGCTCTCGCCGCTTTGCAGAAGGGCGGAGATCTCGAGCGACGAGCCTCTCGAAGATACTCGCAGTATCAAATATCCAAACATCTGGGAGGCGCCAATGGGGTTCCGATCCTCCCTCCACAGAACACGCCGGTACCGAACCGTGGTAGGAAGGAAGTGAGGGAATCTTTGCGCGCAGTGCAGGGTCGCCAGTCTATACGCCATAACCGCAATACCTCGAGCCAGTCGCTGCGCAGCGCTGCCGTGGAAGCATCCCCTGTCAGGATACCGAGCAGCGTCTCTGAGGAACCCTCAGCAGTAGAGCCCCCTGCAAAGACAGAAAGCCCTGCTCCTCAGAGCCCAGAGGACAAGTTCAGGGCCAGCGCAACGCTTAGCGGGCCGCCTGTTGACCCCATGTTCTATCAGGAGGATGAGACTAGTGGAGAAACCCCCAAGACTGAGCCCAAGGTTGAACCGGAACGTCCGCCCACGCCACCTCCGAAGCCGGCAGCCGAGCCATCTTACTTTCAGgagtctcctcctccgacaCCTACAAAAGATCTCACTTTGTTCCTCCAGTATAAGTCCAAGGTGAAGAAGTTTGTTCTGCCGGAGGGTCGGGCTGAGCTCACAATTGGACGACTTCAACTCGCCTTTATTGAGAAGTTTTCGTGGAACACACAACAGAATGGCGCAGATCTCCCAGAGATTTACATTCAAGATCCCATATCTGGTGTGCGACATGAATTGGAGGACCTGGCTGATGTGAAGGACCGGACTGTTCTGGTCTTGAATGTGGAGGCTCTGgatgaggtcaagaagcatATCGATGATGGCATTGCTTCTTTGACTGCCATCGTGCGTGATGTGAAGCAGACAGTCACGGATCAAGGGGCGGCTATCCAGCGAGTCTCGGATCGACAGCAGGAGGCGGCAAATGAAATGGCTCGAATGGCGCTGGCACCACCGCCAGCTGCTCCCGTGCCTGATGGGGCCAAGCATTCAGCTGCCCCTGGAAAGAAGCTGGATAGTGGCCATCTCACGGAGTTGCAGAATCTCCGTCGTGATTTGGCCGTTATGCGTCAAACTTATTCCAAGTTCCAGGCCGAAATTCAAGATTCGATGTCGACTATTCGCAGCAAGGCCGCCAACGTCAAGGTTGCCGCGGCTAAGGCCTCGATTCCTGACGTCGAGGGTGATGCTGGCTACTCATACGTCACCAACGGACGCAAGCAGCTCAATAATGACTCTGATCGGCTGGTTGGAAAGGTGGACGACCTCCAGGACCTTATTGAGGACCTGCGCAAGGATGTGGTGCACCGAGGCGTCCGGCCTCTACCACGCCAGCTGGATGCTGTGGGCAAGGATATCGCTCTCTTgaccaaggagctcaagaggATGGAAGATTACATGGATCAGGAGAAGCCCATCTGGACCAAGATCTGGGAGAAGGAGCTCGAAGACGTGTGCCAGGGTCGTGACGAGCTTCGCCTTATGGAGGACCTGTTGGTGGATCTGCGGGACGACCTGGAGAAGGCCTCTGAGACTTTCACGCTTGTGGAGCAGGCGACCAAGGAGCAAATGAAGGACAATGGCACTGGCGCAAGCGCAGGATCCGCGCGCCAGTTCTCCAGGGGTCTCAACAGCCTTGGCAACAGTCTCGATCAGAGTGCAGCAAAGGAGGGCGTCCTAGGCGAGGTCAGGGCTCTCCAGCCCAACCACGAAGATCGtcttgaagccatcgagcGAGCCGAGAAGCTTCGCCAGAAGGAACTTGAGAATCGCCGCGTCAACCCTCTTCACCGTGAGATGGTCAGCTTTGTAGCAGAGGGCAAACTCAAGAAGTCTGGCGGCTTCGAGGAGGTGGAGCGAGCACGCAAGGCAAAGGATGACCGCATCCGGAGAGAAGTATGGGAGCGACAAAACGGAATCATCCCCGAGAATCCCAtcggagaagaggaagatgaccaATTCGAACCGGATGAAGTGCCAGGAAGTCCTCCACCGACTTCAGCAGATCAAGAGGTGGATGGCAATGCGGACCTGCCCAACGGCGCCTAG
- a CDS encoding MFS domain-containing protein, whose amino-acid sequence MDSSQAPLIAGNRDDEELEYDVAEGSPAEPGKSGSERPTMFVLALTFAACISGLLFGYDTGVVSATLVSIGTSLSNRELTSMDKSIITSSTSLFALIISPFSSVLADRFGRKRVILYADVLFVAGAILQAWCSTVFTMVIGRCIIGAAVGAASFVVPLYIAEVAPAAHRGRLITTNIIFVTGGQVIAYIIGWLFSTYGSEQTGWRWMVGLGALPALVQGGMIAFMPETPRWLVKVGRSVEAKNVIQRVNGGASQHDADVVVREIELEAREEYEAQRLRDHQTSGRWKRLGAWEALFSEGRNRRALAIACLLQGFQQLCGFNSLMYFSATIFTAVGFESPTLTSLVVAVTNFLGTVAALGLVDRIGRRRVLLYSIPFMIIGLLLSAHGFSFMTLAQPSEAKKDPPATAGHEVAAITILVAIMVYVGAYALGMGNVPWMQSELFPLAVRSLGSGIATATCWGANFIVGLTFLPLMDLMSPSWTFVLYAVICCIGYFMVWRIYPETAGLTLEEATALLDDGWGVR is encoded by the exons ATGGACAGCTCTCAGGCGCCGCTTATTGCGGGCAACcgcgatgacgaggagctcgagtATGATGTCGCCGAAGGATCTCCCGCCGAGCCCGGCAAGTCGGGGAGCGAGAGGCCTACCATGTTTGTGTTGGCCTTGACTTTTGCTGCTTGTATTAGCGGTTTGTTGTTTGGAT ATGATACCGGCGTCGTGTCGGCTACCCTCGTCTCCATCGGAACGTCCCTCTCGAACCGCGAACTGACCTCGATGGACAAGTCCATCATTACATCCTCGACGTCCCTCTTTGCCCTTATTATCTCGCCCTTTTCCTCCGTCCTCGCCGATCGTTTTGGCCGAAAACGCGTCATTCTCTACGCCGATGTCCTGTTCGTTGCGGGAGCCATCCTCCAAGCATGGTGCTCTACGGTCTTTACCATGGTTATTGGGCGATGTATCATCGGTGCAGCAGTTGGAGCTGCGAGCTTTGTCGTACCGCTGTACATTGCTGAGGTGGCACCCGCAGCACATCGCGGACGGCTGATTACAACCAACATCATATTTGTCACGGGCGGCCAGGTGATTGCATATATTATCGGATGGCTGTTCTCAACCTACGGCTCTGAACAGACAGGATGGCGGTGGATGGTTGGTCTGGGTGCTCTGCCGGCTTTAGTCCAGGGCGGCATGATTGCCTTCATGCCCGAGACGCCACGCTGGCTTGTCAAGGTCGGCAGGTCCGTGGAAGCCAAGAACGTGATCCAGCGGGTGAACGGCGGTGCATCGCAGCATGACGCTGATGTGGTGGTCAGAGAGATTGAGCTGGAGGCGCGGGAAGAGTATGAGGCGCAACGGCTACGGGATCACCAAACGTCTGGCCGATGGAAGCGGTTGGGTGCGTGGGAAGCTCTGTTCAGCGAGGGGAGGAACCGTCGAGCGCTGGCTATCGCTTGTCTCCTCCAGGGCTTTCAGCAGCTCTGTGGTTTT AACTCACTCATGTACTTCTCTGCAACCATCTTTACAGCTGTTGGTTTTGAGAGTCCAACTCTTACCTCGTTGGTGGTAGCAGTCACCAACTTCCTCGGCACTGTCGCTGCCCTGGGACTCGTTGATCGCATCGGACGCCGAAGAGTGCTGCTTTATTCGATCCCCTTCATGATCATTGGCCTGTTGCTGTCGGCGCATGGTTTCTCGTTCATGACACTTGCCCAGCCAtcagaggccaagaaggatccTCCTGCCACCGCCGGACACGAGGTTGCGGCTATCACGATTCTTGTGGCCATCATGGTCTATGTCGGAGCGTACGCGCTGGGTATGGGCAATGTGCCATGGATGCAGAGTGAGCTGTTCCCCCTGGCTGTTCGATCGCTGGGAAGTGGAATAGCGACGGCCACATGTTGGGGAGCCAACTTTATAGTCGGCCTGACGTTTCTGCCGCTGATGGACCTGATGAGTCCGTCGTGGACGTTTGTCCTGTACGCAGTAATATGCTGCATCGGTTACTTTATGGTTTGGAGAATCTATCCTGAGACGGCAGGGTTGACTCTAGAAGAAGCGACGGCGTTATTGGATGATGGGTGGGGAGTGCGATGA
- a CDS encoding Zn(2)-C6 fungal-type domain-containing protein, translating into MPNSSVAKKGKKRPKVKGCHECARRRIDCDRNEPECYKCRAKGVKCSGLGIRYRFNEGVASRGKLAYKLVPDTLSYKKDPSPTAKKDEEPCSPDDKVVETTPLPKSNSPDADNLAEDEDIATTDSKLWDLDWGLDHIDGRTRFFLQYFSDHIAQITAVINLGFNGYRDLVLPYAELDSMIRKAIVVVAEQHLALKTNSCAPYSPTYGSLLRDLVERSNQCPPVQDELAQTALLLLHIREMISGSDNFKLIYGSLRTLIKNMVLEQNLESENLVLGRFVKIQILRVSLFGESLFDEANGSEFLLTHGEACLEFLRFCLRLHPEHEELMSYIFDLITMACDIYVQRATSNPPMHQTVQSVERFKQIANKVNTYDNIIGRHLLAWAYFVVAAESSTDSHREFFLERLQTLHSLTGCGNVLRAIEQIQGFWAVQGTTRWTRLLGGPNQALIM; encoded by the exons ATGCCAAACTCAAGTGTTGCCAAgaaagggaagaagaggcccaaggtcaagg GATGCCACGAATGTGCTCGACGCCGCATTGATTGTGATCGGAATGAGCCCGAGTGCTATAAGTGCCGAGCAAAAGGCGTCAAGTGCAGCGGTCTTGGAATCAGATATCGCTTCAACGAGGGTGTGGCTTCTCGAGGGAAACTTGCTTACAAGCTTGTTCCCGACACGCTTTCATACAAGAAAGATCCAAGTCCAACTGCCAAAAAGGACGAAGAACCTTGTTCTCCCGATGACAAGGTTGTCGAGACAACGCCACTGCCGAAGTCAAATTCCCCTGATGCAGATAATCTagccgaggatgaagatatcGCAACAACTGACAGCAAACTTTGGGACTTGGACTGGGGGCTTGATCATATTGACGGGAGGACCCGCTTCTTTCTTCAGTATT TCTCGGATCATATCGCCCAGATCACGGCCGTCATCAACCTTGGCTTCAATGGCTACCGAGATTTGGTACTTCCCTACGCCGAGCTCGACTCCATGATCAGAAAAGCCATTGTAGTCGTCGCAGAGCAACACCTTGCCTTGAAAACTAATAGCTGTGCCCCTTACTCACCTACATACGGCAGTCTTCTTCGTGATCTCGTTGAACGGTCGAATCAATGCCCTCCGGTTCAAGATGAGCTAGCCCAGACGGCGCTCCTCTTACTGCACATCAGAGAGATGATCAGTGGAAGCGACAACTTCAAGTTAATATATGGTTCATTACGCACACTTATCAAGAACATGGTTCTCGAGCAGAACTTGGAAAGCGAGAACTTGGTGCTCGGACGCTTCGTCAAGATCCAAATTCTACG GGTCTCTCTATTTGGGGAATCGCTCTTTGACGAGGCAAACGGATCCGAATTCCTCTTGACTCACGGCGAGGCATGCCTCGAGTTTCTGCGATTCTGTCTGAGACTACACCCCGAGCATGAGGAGCTAATGTCATACATCTTTGatctcatcaccatggcctGTGACATTTACGTCCAAAGAGCCACAAGCAACCCCCCGATGCATCAGACAGTCCAATCGGTCGAGAGATTCAAGCAGATTGCAAACAAGGTCAACACATACGACAACATCATTGGCCGGCATCTTCTAGCATGGGCATACTTTGTCGTTGCGGCTGAGAGCTCTACAGACAGTCATCGAGAGTTCTTTCTCGAGCGATTGCAGACACTTCACTCTCTGACGGGGTGTGGCAACGTTCTCAGAGCCATAGAGCAAATTCAGGGATTCTGGGCTGTTCAAGGGACTACCAGGTGGACTCGACTTCTTGGAGGACCAAATCAAGCACTAATCATGTGA